Proteins found in one Carassius auratus strain Wakin chromosome 42, ASM336829v1, whole genome shotgun sequence genomic segment:
- the LOC113060744 gene encoding zinc finger MYM-type protein 4-like isoform X2 yields the protein MDQSSELEIKTSADQGESSSGQPVDDELDGLPVFGTDEDDWEIDSSFAQKALERMERDSDDKNESQDGVPTSGADAENSSSINGSSEMDEERAKVSEDTPVTPLSDTIIDIQDVQSELRIESSRSDANPELPSECAGRETSYSPVISIKDEPIDDEYDKALMPQSDMSSVKQELDSSESNENEASSASDELRISSVFSVSGNSSDTVSSASMAPSHASSFSVMSQNAAPLRGTTILLPAQSQTPLQLRLQPKTQMYPQIPTRSRMQPPMMPQTHLQPPPQPPQIHAPPPTVRICCSGCSKVLQKGQTAFQRKGSNQLFCSTVCLTSFSLPSVQFTPIVAPKKTCHLCLKVIVNLKDLITIPVGSMNTLKEFCSQACLSIYKNRYEDATPDLYTQCGVCKLVKEIQHEVTHLGAVHKLCSDECFARFRSSRNLYMSYCENCGNCTASGNYHLVQIEDSIKKFCCTECISNYKQKSGKRLHCPYCQDIKDIEQMMEGTNIQGVTEFFCSQRCVALSQASPSLTGKYLKCTSFPCTTCKKLAVPQYHLAISDGSIRNFCSLDCVGKFQEKLNASVPHNQMNGNSQGPPPQSAAPPRPTTDHLQPTQTSSSVPGPNHNPPPPFVPPSIQNPVPTYVPAPAVVNSQDAQQQWPIKPPSSSDTVRLTCKQCQNQFSSKPEVFQFKGHAGLFCSRACCDTYKRESSVKALCEYCKIEKVVKDIITYEKQPRSFCCEGCKLLFKHDLAKRHGGQCRVCAYCQNMTHKTIQNFFGGKLEEFCTEECMSLYTVLFYEMAKCHGCKNQGSLKESLVWDGTTRHFCNLSCLLQFCSKCITPHQPASNGAVSNTTTVQAPLSLSKEMPVIGGVVSLASTLPGNTALTGALPTSNASSKNIGEASTQTDAAVSAIPYRRTLKNKALMCRPITEEQGVQCQPEPPLPPNLCQTVIDENGERVKLVPVPVPIPMPVYIPVPMHLYTQYTPFPLGLPLPVPVPMVIPGSQDSPEQKDTKCSLPAQSSVEDDDVEKGKDKPASHDQGSTYSGDLESEARSTPFSLADTEDPGVNVKPPVPSTELEEPVAARTPSLSSEQPDLENDFPRSSADPGSAKENRLVLTLKRRKRGRDSHPPRKRGRKRSGTDTPGGVWLSSSSSKLNQMYGVEAWASWVRMNAGQSEQEQQSQGSMTMKEDLLQCTSADLSYGLCRFIKEVRRPNGEPYEPDSIYYLCLGIQQRLLENERLENIFTDSLYSQFISDITTLLKDWGNMLPPGGYVHSRVEEEYLWECKQLGALSPIVLLNTLLFFGAKLLKLKTVEEHRRLAFSNVSHCSKTTKNGMTAYLRFRLPGKEEEKDKKAPAGKRRREEEKVEEEILEMPENVENPLRCPVRLYEFYLSKCSDSVKQRPDLFYLQPEASCHPSSPVWYSAQPLDRIMMESMLTRILALRDIHLDSKHQQKDLDSSDEESS from the exons ATGGACCAGTCATCGG AGCTTGAAATCAAAACATCTGCTGATCAGGGTGAGAGCAGCAGTGGTCAGCCAGTGGATGATGAGCTCGATGGACTTCCAGTCTTTGGAACAGATGAAGATGATTGGGAAATAGACAGTAGCTTTGCTCAGAAAGCTTTGGAACGGATGGAAAGGGACAGCGATGATAAAAACGAAAGTCAAGATGGAGTGCCAACTAGCGGTGCAGATGCAG AGAACAGCTCATCTATCAATGGCTCTTCAGAAATGGATGAGGAAAGAGCGAAGGTTTCTGAGGACACCCCCGTGACCCCTTTATCAGACACTATTAtag ATATCCAAGACGTACAGTCTGAACTTAGAATTGAGTCATCGCGAAGTGATGCTAAT CCGGAGCTCCCTTCTGAATGCGCAGGCAGAGAAACAAGTTACTCACCTGTAATAAGTATTAAGGATGAGCCTATTGATGATGAATATGACAAAGCTTTAATGCCCCAGTCCGACATGAGCAGTGTTAAACAGGAGCTTGACAGTTCTGAAAGTAATGAGAATGAG GCCTCCTCTGCATCAGATGAATTGAGGATTAGCTCTGTTTTCTCTGTCAGCGGAAACAGCAGTGATACAGTTTCTTCTG CATCTATGGCCCCCTCCCATGCATCTTCATTCTCAGTAATGTCCCAGAATGCTGCTCCACTCAGAGGAACTACTATACTTCTGCCAGCCCAATCCCAAACTCCGCTTCAGCTCCGGCTGCAACCCAAGACCCAGATGTATCCTCAGATCCCCACTCGCTCCCGAATGCAGCCGCCCATGATGCCCCAAACTCACCTACAGCCTCCTCCACAGCCACCCCAGATCCATGCTCCTCCACCCACAGTGAGGATCTGCTGCTCAGGCTGTTCCAAAGTCCTCCAGAAAGGTCAAACTGCATTCCAGCGAAAAGGCTCCAACCAGCTGTTTTGCTCCACTGTGTGTCTAACTAGTTTCAGTTTACCATCAGTTCAGTTTACCCCCATCGTTGCCCCTAAGAAAACCTGCCACCTCTGCCTTAA GGTCATTGTCAATTTAAAGGACTTGATAACAATCCCCGTGGGCTCTATGAACACACTAAAGGAGTTCTGCAGCCAAGCTTGTCTTAGtatttataaaaacagatatGAAGATGCAACTCCAGATCTATATACACAATGCGGCGTGTGTAAGTTGGTGAAAGAG ATTCAGCATGAAGTGACTCATCTGGGTGCTGTGCACAAGCTGTGCAGCGATGAATGCTTTGCACGCTTCAGATCCTCCAGAAACCTCTACATGAGCTACTGCGAGAACTGTGGCAACTGTACGGCCTCAGGAAACTATCACCTGGTTCAGATAGAAGATAGTATTAAAAAGTTCTGCTGCACCGAATGCATCTCTAATTACAAACAG AAAAGTGGCAAGAGGCTTCACTGTCCCTACTGCCAAGATATCAAAGATATTGAACAAATGATGGAAGGGACAAACATACAGGGTGTCACAGAATTCTTCTGCTCTCAAAGATGTGTGGCCCTGAGTCAAGCATCTCCCAGTTTGACAggtaaatatttgaaat GCACCTCTTTCCCATGCACAACTTGCAAGAAGTTAGCCGTTCCACAGTATCACCTTGCCATTTCTGATGGGTCCATCAGGAACTTCTGCTCATTAGACTGTGTGGGCAAATTCCAG gaGAAACTGAATGCATCTGTACCTCATAACCAGATGAATGGAAACTCACAAGGACCTCCGCCTCAGAGCGCTGCACCACCTCGACCCACCACCGACCATCTCCAGCCCACTCAAACCTCATCCAGTGTTCCTGGCCCAAACCACAACCCTCCCCCACCTTTCGTACCACCATCCATTCAAAATCCAGTTCCAACTTATGTGCCAGCTCCTGCTGTGGTTAACTCACAAGACGCCCAGCAGCAATGGCCAATCAAGCCTCCCTCATCATCTGACACAGTACGGCTGACGTGCAAACAGTGCCAGAATCAGTTCAGCTCAAAGCCTGAGGTTTTCCAGTTCAAG GGTCACGCAGGGTTGTTCTGTTCTCGAGCGTGTTGCGACACATACAAGAGGGAAAGCAGCGTGAAAGCTTTGTGCGAGTACTGCAAAATAGAAAAAGTGGTCAAAGATATCATCACATACGAAAAGCAGCCGAGATCTTTCTGTTGTGAAG GCTGTAAACTGCTTTTCAAGCATGACCTTGCCAAACGACATGGAGGTCAATGCAGGGTCTGTGCCTACTGTCAAAACATGACCCACAAAACCATTCAGAACTTCTTTGGGGGCAAACTTGAGGAGTTTTGCACAGAGGAGTGCATGTCTCTTTACACCGTGCTCTTTTATGAG ATGGCCAAGTGTCATGGCTGTAAGAATCAGGGCTCACTAAAGGAAAGCCTTGTCTGGGATGGAACAACAAGACACTTCTGTAACCTGTCCTGTTTGCTGCAGTTCTGTTCAAAGTGCATTACCCCTCATCAGCCAGCAAGCAATG GTGCTGTGTCTAACACCACTACAGTTCAAGCTCCATTATCTCTGTCGAAAGAAATGCCTGTAATTGGTGGTGTGGTGTCACTGGCCTCCACATTACCGGGAAATACTGCTCTTACAG GAGCTCTGCCTACCTCCAATGCCAGCTCAAAAAACATTGGGGAA GCCAGCACACAAACCGATGCTGCAGTGTCTGCTATTCCATATCGAAGAACGTTGAAGAACAAAGCTCTCATGTGCAGACCGATTACTGAAGAGCAGGGCGTCCAGTGTCAGCCAGAGCCTCCACTACCTCCAAATCTGTGCCAAACAG TGATTGATGAAAATGGAGAGAGAGTGAAGCTGGTCCCAGTGCCGGTGCCCATTCCGATGCCAGTTTACATCCCAGTACCAATGCATCTATACACCCAGTACACACCCTTTCCACTGGGCCTACCTCTACCG GTGCCTGTTCCCATGGTCATCCCTGGATCTCAAGACTCCCCCGAACAGAAAGACACTAAATGTAGCCTGCCTGCTCAGAGCTCAGTGGAAGACGACGATGTGGAGAAGGGAAAAGACAAGCCTGCGTCACACG ACCAGGGCAGCACTTACAGTGGTGATTTGGAGTCAGAGGCCAGATCAACACCCTTCAGCTTGGCAGATACTGAGGATCCTGGAGTCAACGTGAAGCCACCGGTGCCATCGACCGAACTAGAGGAGCCGGTAGCCGCTCGGACCCCGTCTTTGTCGTCAGAGCAGCCAGATCTGGAAAATGATTTTCCTCGCT CATCAGCTGACCCTGGATCAGCTAAAGAGAACAGACTGGTATTGACGCTGAAGAGACGTAAGAGGGGCAGAGACAGCCACCCTCCCAGGAAAAGG GGTCGTAAGCGATCTGGCACAGATACACCGGGAGGTGTTTGGCTTAGTTCCTCCAGCTCAAAGCTCAACCAAATGTACGGAGTCGAAGCCTGGGCCAGCTGGGTGCGAATGAACGCGGGACAGAGCGAACAGGAGCAGCAGTCCC AAGGCTCCATGACTATGAAGGAAGATTTGTTGCAGTGCACTTCTGCGGATCTCAGTTATGGTCTTTGCCGTTTCATCAAGGAAGTCCGCAGGCCGAACGGCGAGCCTTATGAACCTGATAGCATCTATTACCTGTGTCTAGGCATTCAGCAG cgtctGCTTGAAAATGAGCGTCTTGAAAATATCTTCACGGACTCACTCTATAGTCAGTTCATCAGTGACATCACCACACTGCTGAAGGACTGGGGAAATATGTTGCCTCCTGGAG GATATGTACACTCCCGGGTCGAGGAGGAGTACCTTTGGGAATGTAAGCAGCTGGGCGCTCTGTCTCCTATTGTTCTGCTCAACACGCTGCTGTTTTTTGGAGCCAAGCTGCTCAAACTCAAAACGGTTGAAGAGCATCGACGCCTTGCATTCTCCAATGTCTCCCACTGCTCAAAGACCACCAAAAATGGCATGACCGCTTATCTTCGCTTCAGACTACCTGGCAAGGAAGAAGAAAAGGACAAAAAAG CACCAGCTGGTAAAaggaggagagaggaagagaaggtGGAAGAGGAGATTTTGGAGATGCCTGAAAATGTGGAGAACCCCTTACGCTGTCCTGTCAGACTCTACGAGTTCTATCTCTCAAAATG CTCAGACTCTGTGAAGCAGCGTCCAGATCTTTTCTACCTGCAGCCCGAGGCCTCCTGCCACCCCAGCAGCCCTGTGTGGTACTCAGCCCAGCCACTGGATCGCATCATGATGGAGAGCATGCTCACACGGATCCTAGCTTTACGGGACATTCACCTGGACTCTAAACATCAGCAAAAGGACCTGGACTCATCAGATGAAGAAAGCTCTTAA
- the LOC113060744 gene encoding zinc finger MYM-type protein 4-like isoform X4, whose translation MDQSSELEIKTSADQGESSSGQPVDDELDGLPVFGTDEDDWEIDSSFAQKALERMERDSDDKNESQDGVPTSGADAEENSSSINGSSEMDEERAKVSEDTPVTPLSDTIIDIQDVQSELRIESSRSDANPELPSECAGRETSYSPVISIKDEPIDDEYDKALMPQSDMSSVKQELDSSESNENEASSASDELRISSVFSVSGNSSDTVSSASMAPSHASSFSVMSQNAAPLRGTTILLPAQSQTPLQLRLQPKTQMYPQIPTRSRMQPPMMPQTHLQPPPQPPQIHAPPPTVRICCSGCSKVLQKGQTAFQRKGSNQLFCSTVCLTSFSLPSVQFTPIVAPKKTCHLCLKVIVNLKDLITIPVGSMNTLKEFCSQACLSIYKNRYEDATPDLYTQCGVCKLVKEIQHEVTHLGAVHKLCSDECFARFRSSRNLYMSYCENCGNCTASGNYHLVQIEDSIKKFCCTECISNYKQKSGKRLHCPYCQDIKDIEQMMEGTNIQGVTEFFCSQRCVALSQASPSLTGTSFPCTTCKKLAVPQYHLAISDGSIRNFCSLDCVGKFQEKLNASVPHNQMNGNSQGPPPQSAAPPRPTTDHLQPTQTSSSVPGPNHNPPPPFVPPSIQNPVPTYVPAPAVVNSQDAQQQWPIKPPSSSDTVRLTCKQCQNQFSSKPEVFQFKGHAGLFCSRACCDTYKRESSVKALCEYCKIEKVVKDIITYEKQPRSFCCEGCKLLFKHDLAKRHGGQCRVCAYCQNMTHKTIQNFFGGKLEEFCTEECMSLYTVLFYEMAKCHGCKNQGSLKESLVWDGTTRHFCNLSCLLQFCSKCITPHQPASNGAVSNTTTVQAPLSLSKEMPVIGGVVSLASTLPGNTALTGALPTSNASSKNIGEASTQTDAAVSAIPYRRTLKNKALMCRPITEEQGVQCQPEPPLPPNLCQTVIDENGERVKLVPVPVPIPMPVYIPVPMHLYTQYTPFPLGLPLPVPVPMVIPGSQDSPEQKDTKCSLPAQSSVEDDDVEKGKDKPASHDQGSTYSGDLESEARSTPFSLADTEDPGVNVKPPVPSTELEEPVAARTPSLSSEQPDLENDFPRSSADPGSAKENRLVLTLKRRKRGRDSHPPRKRGRKRSGTDTPGGVWLSSSSSKLNQMYGVEAWASWVRMNAGQSEQEQQSQGSMTMKEDLLQCTSADLSYGLCRFIKEVRRPNGEPYEPDSIYYLCLGIQQRLLENERLENIFTDSLYSQFISDITTLLKDWGNMLPPGGYVHSRVEEEYLWECKQLGALSPIVLLNTLLFFGAKLLKLKTVEEHRRLAFSNVSHCSKTTKNGMTAYLRFRLPGKEEEKDKKAPAGKRRREEEKVEEEILEMPENVENPLRCPVRLYEFYLSKCSDSVKQRPDLFYLQPEASCHPSSPVWYSAQPLDRIMMESMLTRILALRDIHLDSKHQQKDLDSSDEESS comes from the exons ATGGACCAGTCATCGG AGCTTGAAATCAAAACATCTGCTGATCAGGGTGAGAGCAGCAGTGGTCAGCCAGTGGATGATGAGCTCGATGGACTTCCAGTCTTTGGAACAGATGAAGATGATTGGGAAATAGACAGTAGCTTTGCTCAGAAAGCTTTGGAACGGATGGAAAGGGACAGCGATGATAAAAACGAAAGTCAAGATGGAGTGCCAACTAGCGGTGCAGATGCAG AAGAGAACAGCTCATCTATCAATGGCTCTTCAGAAATGGATGAGGAAAGAGCGAAGGTTTCTGAGGACACCCCCGTGACCCCTTTATCAGACACTATTAtag ATATCCAAGACGTACAGTCTGAACTTAGAATTGAGTCATCGCGAAGTGATGCTAAT CCGGAGCTCCCTTCTGAATGCGCAGGCAGAGAAACAAGTTACTCACCTGTAATAAGTATTAAGGATGAGCCTATTGATGATGAATATGACAAAGCTTTAATGCCCCAGTCCGACATGAGCAGTGTTAAACAGGAGCTTGACAGTTCTGAAAGTAATGAGAATGAG GCCTCCTCTGCATCAGATGAATTGAGGATTAGCTCTGTTTTCTCTGTCAGCGGAAACAGCAGTGATACAGTTTCTTCTG CATCTATGGCCCCCTCCCATGCATCTTCATTCTCAGTAATGTCCCAGAATGCTGCTCCACTCAGAGGAACTACTATACTTCTGCCAGCCCAATCCCAAACTCCGCTTCAGCTCCGGCTGCAACCCAAGACCCAGATGTATCCTCAGATCCCCACTCGCTCCCGAATGCAGCCGCCCATGATGCCCCAAACTCACCTACAGCCTCCTCCACAGCCACCCCAGATCCATGCTCCTCCACCCACAGTGAGGATCTGCTGCTCAGGCTGTTCCAAAGTCCTCCAGAAAGGTCAAACTGCATTCCAGCGAAAAGGCTCCAACCAGCTGTTTTGCTCCACTGTGTGTCTAACTAGTTTCAGTTTACCATCAGTTCAGTTTACCCCCATCGTTGCCCCTAAGAAAACCTGCCACCTCTGCCTTAA GGTCATTGTCAATTTAAAGGACTTGATAACAATCCCCGTGGGCTCTATGAACACACTAAAGGAGTTCTGCAGCCAAGCTTGTCTTAGtatttataaaaacagatatGAAGATGCAACTCCAGATCTATATACACAATGCGGCGTGTGTAAGTTGGTGAAAGAG ATTCAGCATGAAGTGACTCATCTGGGTGCTGTGCACAAGCTGTGCAGCGATGAATGCTTTGCACGCTTCAGATCCTCCAGAAACCTCTACATGAGCTACTGCGAGAACTGTGGCAACTGTACGGCCTCAGGAAACTATCACCTGGTTCAGATAGAAGATAGTATTAAAAAGTTCTGCTGCACCGAATGCATCTCTAATTACAAACAG AAAAGTGGCAAGAGGCTTCACTGTCCCTACTGCCAAGATATCAAAGATATTGAACAAATGATGGAAGGGACAAACATACAGGGTGTCACAGAATTCTTCTGCTCTCAAAGATGTGTGGCCCTGAGTCAAGCATCTCCCAGTTTGACAg GCACCTCTTTCCCATGCACAACTTGCAAGAAGTTAGCCGTTCCACAGTATCACCTTGCCATTTCTGATGGGTCCATCAGGAACTTCTGCTCATTAGACTGTGTGGGCAAATTCCAG gaGAAACTGAATGCATCTGTACCTCATAACCAGATGAATGGAAACTCACAAGGACCTCCGCCTCAGAGCGCTGCACCACCTCGACCCACCACCGACCATCTCCAGCCCACTCAAACCTCATCCAGTGTTCCTGGCCCAAACCACAACCCTCCCCCACCTTTCGTACCACCATCCATTCAAAATCCAGTTCCAACTTATGTGCCAGCTCCTGCTGTGGTTAACTCACAAGACGCCCAGCAGCAATGGCCAATCAAGCCTCCCTCATCATCTGACACAGTACGGCTGACGTGCAAACAGTGCCAGAATCAGTTCAGCTCAAAGCCTGAGGTTTTCCAGTTCAAG GGTCACGCAGGGTTGTTCTGTTCTCGAGCGTGTTGCGACACATACAAGAGGGAAAGCAGCGTGAAAGCTTTGTGCGAGTACTGCAAAATAGAAAAAGTGGTCAAAGATATCATCACATACGAAAAGCAGCCGAGATCTTTCTGTTGTGAAG GCTGTAAACTGCTTTTCAAGCATGACCTTGCCAAACGACATGGAGGTCAATGCAGGGTCTGTGCCTACTGTCAAAACATGACCCACAAAACCATTCAGAACTTCTTTGGGGGCAAACTTGAGGAGTTTTGCACAGAGGAGTGCATGTCTCTTTACACCGTGCTCTTTTATGAG ATGGCCAAGTGTCATGGCTGTAAGAATCAGGGCTCACTAAAGGAAAGCCTTGTCTGGGATGGAACAACAAGACACTTCTGTAACCTGTCCTGTTTGCTGCAGTTCTGTTCAAAGTGCATTACCCCTCATCAGCCAGCAAGCAATG GTGCTGTGTCTAACACCACTACAGTTCAAGCTCCATTATCTCTGTCGAAAGAAATGCCTGTAATTGGTGGTGTGGTGTCACTGGCCTCCACATTACCGGGAAATACTGCTCTTACAG GAGCTCTGCCTACCTCCAATGCCAGCTCAAAAAACATTGGGGAA GCCAGCACACAAACCGATGCTGCAGTGTCTGCTATTCCATATCGAAGAACGTTGAAGAACAAAGCTCTCATGTGCAGACCGATTACTGAAGAGCAGGGCGTCCAGTGTCAGCCAGAGCCTCCACTACCTCCAAATCTGTGCCAAACAG TGATTGATGAAAATGGAGAGAGAGTGAAGCTGGTCCCAGTGCCGGTGCCCATTCCGATGCCAGTTTACATCCCAGTACCAATGCATCTATACACCCAGTACACACCCTTTCCACTGGGCCTACCTCTACCG GTGCCTGTTCCCATGGTCATCCCTGGATCTCAAGACTCCCCCGAACAGAAAGACACTAAATGTAGCCTGCCTGCTCAGAGCTCAGTGGAAGACGACGATGTGGAGAAGGGAAAAGACAAGCCTGCGTCACACG ACCAGGGCAGCACTTACAGTGGTGATTTGGAGTCAGAGGCCAGATCAACACCCTTCAGCTTGGCAGATACTGAGGATCCTGGAGTCAACGTGAAGCCACCGGTGCCATCGACCGAACTAGAGGAGCCGGTAGCCGCTCGGACCCCGTCTTTGTCGTCAGAGCAGCCAGATCTGGAAAATGATTTTCCTCGCT CATCAGCTGACCCTGGATCAGCTAAAGAGAACAGACTGGTATTGACGCTGAAGAGACGTAAGAGGGGCAGAGACAGCCACCCTCCCAGGAAAAGG GGTCGTAAGCGATCTGGCACAGATACACCGGGAGGTGTTTGGCTTAGTTCCTCCAGCTCAAAGCTCAACCAAATGTACGGAGTCGAAGCCTGGGCCAGCTGGGTGCGAATGAACGCGGGACAGAGCGAACAGGAGCAGCAGTCCC AAGGCTCCATGACTATGAAGGAAGATTTGTTGCAGTGCACTTCTGCGGATCTCAGTTATGGTCTTTGCCGTTTCATCAAGGAAGTCCGCAGGCCGAACGGCGAGCCTTATGAACCTGATAGCATCTATTACCTGTGTCTAGGCATTCAGCAG cgtctGCTTGAAAATGAGCGTCTTGAAAATATCTTCACGGACTCACTCTATAGTCAGTTCATCAGTGACATCACCACACTGCTGAAGGACTGGGGAAATATGTTGCCTCCTGGAG GATATGTACACTCCCGGGTCGAGGAGGAGTACCTTTGGGAATGTAAGCAGCTGGGCGCTCTGTCTCCTATTGTTCTGCTCAACACGCTGCTGTTTTTTGGAGCCAAGCTGCTCAAACTCAAAACGGTTGAAGAGCATCGACGCCTTGCATTCTCCAATGTCTCCCACTGCTCAAAGACCACCAAAAATGGCATGACCGCTTATCTTCGCTTCAGACTACCTGGCAAGGAAGAAGAAAAGGACAAAAAAG CACCAGCTGGTAAAaggaggagagaggaagagaaggtGGAAGAGGAGATTTTGGAGATGCCTGAAAATGTGGAGAACCCCTTACGCTGTCCTGTCAGACTCTACGAGTTCTATCTCTCAAAATG CTCAGACTCTGTGAAGCAGCGTCCAGATCTTTTCTACCTGCAGCCCGAGGCCTCCTGCCACCCCAGCAGCCCTGTGTGGTACTCAGCCCAGCCACTGGATCGCATCATGATGGAGAGCATGCTCACACGGATCCTAGCTTTACGGGACATTCACCTGGACTCTAAACATCAGCAAAAGGACCTGGACTCATCAGATGAAGAAAGCTCTTAA